A part of Acidobacteriota bacterium genomic DNA contains:
- the ppc gene encoding phosphoenolpyruvate carboxylase, translating to MNKKMGMTKPEKDLPLRNDIRRLGDLLGETLKRLGGKKLFDSEEQVRALCKQLRAKHSPPVERRLKNLLHGLSSDESIGVIRAFSVYFQLVNIAEQHHRIRRKRFYELHTPDQPQRGSIAGTFHRIKTENSTISENELRRRMQRVIDGLDIVPVMTAHPTEAARRTLLEKHRRLSDLLSAIDEPNLPQRQQNDLALQLAAEVESIWQTDEVRHSQMQVLDEVNNALYYFDATLFDSVPALLEELEFQLEKHFPGVKLRNRAVPLRFGSWVGGDRDGNPNVTPEITWETLRLQQRLTLRKYLATVADLSRRLSESIRFAPPNAELQASIERDKQQMPMTAKEVFDRNPEEPYRQKLSFVYRRLENTLQRNRDLAGALRIETPKQLISIRPALPIIAALTKSVKPRESEYKTAAEFWEDLRLVRDSLQSDKANLAARSVDRLMRQVTVFGLHLAALDLRQHSQRHTSALTEITRGLRLETDYAAMSETRRVEWLTAELSTPRPLVATDASYTPETTETLNVFRVARRALDEISQRAIHSYIVSMTQQASDLLAVLVLAKQAGLGDGTTERLKDGETDNPLIPQSGLAVVPLFETIDDLRRAPDVMRQLFDNPVYRQILNSQGDLQEVMIGYSDSSKDGGILTSSWELYKAQERLSEVARQHGVELRLFHGRGGTVGRGGGPSHEAILAQPPGTVAGRIKITEQGEVVSSKYSLPEIAMRSLELTTAAVIAASLPHEENRTSQLKTWETVMEEISEKAFAAYRGFVRDTDGFMDYFAQATPVEELQHLRIGSRPAKRKQGSKSLEDLRAIPWVFGWTQSRHLLPGWLAVGSALEKFMAPNPRKHLALVREMYQRWPFFHSTISNIEMTLAKADFQIARQYADRLPDKKLGQRIFKLLAAEYDRACRMVLQITGEKNLLDNSPVLQRSIAVRNPYVDPMSYLQVELLARKRNGNLSAEDHEKLLYAILLTINGIAAGMRNTG from the coding sequence ATGAACAAAAAGATGGGTATGACGAAACCGGAAAAAGATTTACCTTTGCGCAATGACATTCGCCGCCTGGGCGATTTGCTGGGAGAGACGTTAAAACGATTGGGCGGAAAAAAGCTCTTCGACAGCGAAGAGCAGGTGCGCGCCCTGTGCAAACAACTGAGAGCCAAACATTCGCCGCCCGTTGAACGCCGATTAAAAAATTTGTTGCACGGCTTGAGTTCGGATGAATCCATCGGCGTCATTCGTGCGTTCTCCGTATATTTTCAATTGGTCAATATCGCCGAACAACATCACCGAATTCGCCGCAAACGATTTTACGAACTGCACACGCCCGACCAACCACAAAGAGGTTCGATTGCCGGCACCTTCCACCGGATCAAAACCGAAAACTCGACGATTTCCGAAAATGAATTGCGCAGGCGGATGCAACGCGTAATTGACGGATTGGACATTGTGCCCGTGATGACCGCACATCCGACCGAAGCCGCGCGTCGTACTTTGCTGGAAAAACACCGGCGGCTTTCCGATTTGCTATCGGCGATTGACGAACCGAACCTGCCACAGCGGCAACAAAATGATCTGGCGTTACAGCTTGCCGCCGAAGTCGAATCCATCTGGCAAACGGATGAAGTTCGCCATTCGCAAATGCAGGTTTTGGACGAAGTCAACAACGCACTCTATTACTTCGACGCTACGTTGTTTGATTCGGTTCCGGCGCTGCTGGAAGAATTGGAATTCCAACTCGAAAAACACTTTCCCGGCGTGAAACTGCGCAACAGAGCCGTCCCCCTGCGATTTGGTTCGTGGGTCGGCGGCGATCGAGACGGCAATCCAAACGTCACGCCCGAAATCACCTGGGAAACCTTGCGATTGCAACAACGGCTGACGCTGAGAAAATATCTGGCCACGGTCGCCGACCTGTCACGGCGATTGAGCGAATCCATACGGTTCGCGCCTCCGAATGCCGAGTTGCAGGCTTCCATCGAACGCGACAAACAGCAAATGCCGATGACGGCAAAAGAAGTTTTTGACCGAAATCCCGAAGAACCGTATCGCCAGAAACTTTCATTTGTTTATCGGCGATTGGAAAACACCTTGCAGCGGAATCGCGATTTGGCCGGCGCATTGCGGATTGAAACGCCAAAACAACTGATTTCCATACGGCCGGCGCTGCCGATCATCGCCGCGCTTACAAAATCCGTGAAACCACGCGAAAGCGAATACAAAACCGCTGCCGAATTTTGGGAAGATTTGCGGTTGGTGCGCGACAGTCTGCAATCGGACAAAGCCAATCTGGCGGCTCGTTCGGTGGATCGGTTGATGCGGCAGGTCACTGTGTTTGGACTTCATCTGGCAGCGCTGGATTTGCGCCAGCATAGTCAACGCCACACATCGGCGCTGACGGAAATCACCAGAGGTTTGCGTCTGGAAACCGATTACGCCGCGATGAGTGAAACCAGGCGCGTGGAATGGTTGACCGCGGAACTTTCCACGCCGCGCCCATTGGTGGCAACCGATGCGAGCTACACGCCGGAAACGACTGAAACACTGAATGTTTTTCGCGTTGCGCGGCGCGCGCTGGACGAAATCAGCCAGCGCGCCATTCACAGCTACATCGTCAGCATGACACAGCAGGCGAGTGATCTGCTGGCAGTGTTGGTGCTGGCAAAACAGGCGGGTTTAGGCGACGGGACGACGGAGAGACTGAAGGATGGAGAGACAGACAATCCCTTGATCCCTCAATCCGGCCTCGCGGTCGTGCCGTTGTTCGAAACCATTGACGATTTGCGACGAGCGCCAGATGTGATGCGGCAGTTGTTTGATAATCCGGTATATCGCCAAATCCTGAACTCACAAGGCGATTTGCAGGAAGTAATGATTGGATATTCCGACAGCAGTAAAGACGGCGGCATTCTGACTTCGAGTTGGGAACTGTACAAAGCGCAGGAACGATTGTCGGAAGTTGCGCGCCAACACGGCGTGGAGTTGCGACTGTTTCATGGTCGAGGGGGCACAGTCGGTCGCGGCGGCGGCCCCAGCCACGAAGCGATTCTGGCGCAACCACCGGGCACGGTCGCCGGACGCATTAAAATCACAGAGCAAGGCGAAGTCGTTTCGTCAAAGTACAGCTTGCCCGAAATCGCGATGCGCAGTTTGGAACTGACGACCGCCGCTGTCATCGCCGCCAGCTTGCCGCACGAAGAAAACCGTACCAGCCAATTGAAAACCTGGGAAACGGTGATGGAAGAAATTTCCGAAAAAGCATTTGCCGCCTATCGCGGCTTTGTGCGCGACACCGACGGGTTTATGGATTACTTCGCGCAAGCGACGCCGGTCGAGGAGTTGCAGCATTTACGAATTGGTTCGCGTCCGGCCAAACGCAAACAAGGATCGAAAAGCCTGGAGGATTTGCGCGCCATTCCCTGGGTATTCGGTTGGACGCAAAGCCGCCATTTGCTGCCCGGCTGGCTGGCGGTCGGTTCGGCGCTGGAAAAGTTCATGGCGCCAAATCCGCGCAAGCATTTGGCTTTGGTGCGGGAGATGTACCAACGCTGGCCGTTCTTTCACAGCACAATTTCCAACATCGAAATGACGCTGGCTAAAGCCGATTTCCAAATCGCTCGACAGTACGCCGACCGCTTGCCCGATAAAAAACTCGGCCAACGAATTTTCAAGCTGCTGGCGGCGGAATACGACCGCGCTTGCCGCATGGTGCTGCAAATCACAGGCGAAAAAAATCTGCTGGACAATTCGCCCGTGCTGCAGCGTTCTATTGCCGTGCGCAACCCATACGTTGACCCGATGAGTTACCTGCAAGTCGAATTGTTGGCGCGCAAACGGAACGGCAACTTGTCAGCCGAAGACCACGAAAAACTGCTCTACGCCATTTTGCTGACGATCAACGGGATCGCCGCCGGGATGCGCAATACAGGATAA
- the xrtD gene encoding VPLPA-CTERM-specific exosortase XrtD, with the protein MPHLLQSDPHNPGKTFRALKLFIALAWLAAYHDVIWRLAGDWRVDENYSHGFLIPFISGYAIWAKRETLRTLPAKPRWLMGGALMALSALMLFAGVMGAELYLTRLSLVLSLVALTLYFGGFAWLRQLLFPIGLLLFALPVPNIVFNQIAFPLQLIASDYATRAIRLFGIPALREGNVIELAQMKLQVVEACSGIRSLVTLAALAVVYAYFFESRWWRRILLIAAVIPIAVIANGARVTMTGVLAHHQGIQAAEGFLHSFSGLAVFLVAVGLLLAMAQVLNLAERLFPSTKPYEEATKEGKKDMAFPDDSPRGFAGGRFGYLGMLVLLLLMAGGEFYLARAGERERMPQRTALAEFPAELDSWRQVDVQTLDERTAHELAADDYLSRTYSNGQAYAYLFIAFHAEQRHRQTFHSPQNCIPGAGWTMGNYRLHELGQGEANEYLIEKDGVQMLALYWYQGRGKLIAGEYRARLDTIRDAMWLGRTDGALVRVIVPMGKGDGAEEFARKAALDFSQKLLPILPRYVPN; encoded by the coding sequence ATGCCGCACTTGCTTCAATCTGATCCACACAATCCCGGAAAAACTTTTCGAGCGCTGAAGTTATTCATTGCCTTAGCCTGGCTGGCGGCGTATCACGACGTGATCTGGCGGTTAGCGGGTGATTGGCGCGTGGATGAAAACTACTCGCACGGATTTTTGATCCCCTTCATCAGCGGATACGCAATTTGGGCAAAGCGCGAAACGCTGCGGACTTTGCCCGCAAAGCCGCGCTGGTTGATGGGTGGCGCGTTGATGGCGCTTTCCGCCTTGATGCTGTTTGCCGGTGTGATGGGGGCGGAACTCTATCTCACACGATTATCCTTGGTGCTGTCGCTCGTGGCGCTGACGCTTTATTTCGGCGGGTTTGCCTGGCTGCGACAACTTCTGTTTCCCATCGGGTTGTTGCTGTTTGCCCTGCCTGTTCCCAACATTGTTTTCAATCAAATTGCTTTTCCGTTGCAACTGATCGCTTCGGATTACGCTACGCGCGCCATACGCCTGTTCGGCATTCCGGCTTTGCGCGAGGGCAATGTCATCGAACTGGCACAGATGAAATTGCAGGTTGTCGAAGCCTGCAGCGGCATTCGTTCGCTGGTCACGCTGGCAGCGTTGGCGGTGGTGTATGCGTACTTTTTTGAATCGAGGTGGTGGCGGCGAATCCTGTTGATTGCCGCTGTCATTCCAATTGCGGTCATCGCCAATGGGGCGCGCGTTACGATGACCGGCGTGCTGGCGCATCACCAGGGCATTCAGGCCGCCGAAGGATTCTTACACAGCTTTTCCGGCTTGGCGGTTTTTCTGGTGGCGGTCGGGTTGTTGTTGGCGATGGCGCAAGTGTTGAATTTGGCAGAACGACTTTTTCCTTCCACGAAGCCATACGAAGAAGCCACGAAGGAAGGCAAAAAAGATATGGCTTTTCCTGATGACTCTCCGAGGGGATTCGCGGGAGGTCGGTTCGGTTATCTGGGGATGTTGGTGCTGCTGTTGCTGATGGCGGGCGGTGAATTTTACCTGGCGCGCGCTGGTGAGCGGGAACGAATGCCGCAACGCACTGCGCTGGCGGAGTTTCCCGCGGAATTGGATTCGTGGCGGCAAGTTGACGTTCAGACTCTGGACGAAAGAACCGCGCACGAATTGGCTGCGGATGATTACCTGTCGCGAACGTATTCCAACGGCCAGGCATACGCGTATTTGTTCATCGCTTTTCACGCGGAACAGCGCCATCGGCAAACCTTTCATTCGCCGCAAAACTGCATTCCCGGCGCCGGATGGACGATGGGAAATTACCGGCTGCACGAACTGGGCCAGGGCGAAGCGAACGAATACCTGATTGAAAAAGATGGGGTGCAAATGCTGGCGCTGTATTGGTATCAGGGGCGCGGCAAGTTAATCGCGGGGGAATACCGCGCGCGGCTGGATACGATCCGGGACGCGATGTGGTTGGGGCGAACCGACGGCGCATTGGTTCGCGTGATTGTTCCGATGGGCAAAGGCGATGGCGCGGAGGAATTTGCGCGCAAGGCGGCGCTGGATTTTTCGCAAAAGTTGCTGCCGATTTTGCCTCGCTACGTTCCAAATTGA
- a CDS encoding HPr family phosphocarrier protein, whose amino-acid sequence MQTRTVTIVNRLGLHARAAAKLVKLASGFQSKIIIAARQKTADAKSIFSVLLLAATQSTEIEITVEGPDEEAAMSALCTLIADKFGEQ is encoded by the coding sequence ATGCAGACTCGCACCGTAACCATTGTCAATCGTCTGGGGCTTCACGCGCGCGCAGCGGCTAAACTGGTCAAGCTGGCTTCCGGCTTTCAGAGCAAAATCATCATTGCTGCGCGGCAAAAAACGGCTGATGCCAAAAGCATTTTCAGCGTGTTGTTGCTGGCGGCGACGCAGAGCACCGAAATTGAAATCACCGTTGAAGGACCGGACGAAGAAGCCGCAATGAGCGCGCTTTGCACGTTAATCGCCGATAAATTTGGCGAACAGTAA
- a CDS encoding HEAT repeat domain-containing protein gives MQLVQPSKALAFFLITLISIPQSLLAQKIGRAPQIKTQRVAEISFAISDLLREHPLDPWSSDEVDSAANPTGDSEEEKPPADDAPIEKLVAYWSNRGYSDFESGDPKPSDKVRQRLLEAFENRPWLSPGLISLLPDTEDTYDRLYRLLNEDPNDQSGWKNMVRMKLKHSSSYFREDLLNDVRNLGKFNYADLSSLRALIKLDWDAAKPYAEEMARNPLPNTATEAQTLIYDQACQANDSALAESLRAQLKIVVANQLASPQARQTALNSLLRTEWSGREEWYISLFSDLSLSGVQLEERRTDETAKSDSREGARRKIPFPVADEQIGMNFLWTGMVNNDPKLISAITGLIGNGDRAVHLAAVSCLTQFVANQDGFKEQRLQVARILLPWLSQPDWGGVTERWAYIESLAKLDLPEAVPGLIWVLDYDPVPENRATAADALIRYKNPQAIPALRRALNRENEDMLRESIILALAKLGGFADAEAAAAIEAYSQRVLTEEGKAEIEAIREGASEAKLPLQISIGAVYAESENVEISDGLATLLFNRAKALRKTQPELARKILLIAQNSNGIVADLNLVDCIAEGWVDVESLKLALGTRPRLRKNVGDKLEELYKQGGYQTGIAAVLLENEDNRLKVLNGRDANAQLALLAAARYAREKLPVELVGKILNANATVASASATAKAAESYLEARDNAEARKLVWARHPGEAKILGEQFVFDMPPGVTLPINSWEERMRKEVRSPDGPEEIYAVVPSQNPEVFNSIIIRVRKTADGPRGEISLQQAEGRRQFRLLTSDELQELKEFTSRDDIENMKHEHQPGEQMYVQHGVPPFFEYLRLTKDGGRRIKLAQVRRAPKKDATVQEQLAGLFYRLSRTGDFRLRYVLEDKIPGVEVLVAEDKRQVYSICQDASQLSVMVSVEIADPNLPPERGFEWRSLVDGRLGAPIDEPPNCQPGTAVWNRSDWVREMRMKFGTMFDAKAKQGNVWYAQANADNEPGIWKFEEGQSPIKIAGGIYGNLILTPDGKWLIAKKTIQTEDNYESRLVRIQLPSGREFPINGTQSNDLFPVSFVAAHNKLLLSQYQFQYRPDSGNTSYYLLDAGTGAMQSVKGEFRPLIGALYKPLQAAERPNEFWAAIYDLKKKATVVGRYETRTFSFTPVVELPEIRLNSADTWADAAAGKLYFVYLGHLLRVPLAK, from the coding sequence ATGCAACTGGTTCAGCCGTCAAAAGCTTTGGCGTTTTTCCTGATCACTCTGATTTCAATTCCGCAATCCTTGCTTGCCCAAAAAATAGGGCGTGCGCCTCAAATCAAAACACAGCGAGTGGCTGAAATTTCCTTCGCCATCAGCGATTTGTTGAGAGAACACCCATTGGATCCATGGTCATCGGACGAGGTTGATTCTGCCGCGAATCCCACTGGCGATTCGGAGGAAGAGAAACCGCCTGCCGATGATGCGCCGATTGAAAAGCTGGTCGCTTATTGGAGCAATCGTGGATATTCGGATTTTGAAAGTGGCGATCCCAAACCTTCGGACAAAGTTCGCCAACGATTGCTGGAAGCATTTGAAAATCGCCCATGGCTTTCGCCCGGATTGATTAGTCTGCTGCCTGATACGGAAGACACTTATGACCGGTTGTACCGGTTGCTCAACGAAGATCCGAACGATCAATCAGGCTGGAAAAACATGGTCCGGATGAAACTGAAACATAGCAGTTCGTATTTTCGCGAAGACCTGCTCAACGATGTTCGCAATCTCGGAAAATTCAATTATGCAGACCTCTCATCGTTACGTGCACTGATCAAGCTGGATTGGGACGCTGCCAAACCTTATGCCGAGGAAATGGCCAGAAATCCATTGCCCAACACGGCCACAGAAGCCCAAACGTTAATTTATGACCAGGCTTGTCAAGCGAATGATTCCGCTTTGGCAGAGTCCCTGCGTGCCCAGTTGAAAATCGTGGTCGCAAACCAATTGGCCTCGCCTCAAGCCAGGCAAACGGCGTTAAATAGTTTGCTCAGAACCGAATGGAGCGGGCGCGAAGAATGGTACATTTCCTTGTTTTCCGATCTATCCTTGTCGGGCGTTCAATTGGAGGAAAGGCGAACCGACGAAACAGCAAAATCGGATTCCAGAGAAGGGGCGCGCCGCAAAATCCCTTTTCCTGTTGCGGATGAACAGATCGGGATGAATTTTCTATGGACGGGAATGGTCAACAACGATCCCAAATTGATTTCCGCCATCACCGGCTTAATTGGGAATGGCGACCGCGCAGTCCATTTGGCGGCGGTCAGTTGTTTGACGCAATTCGTGGCGAATCAGGACGGGTTCAAAGAACAGCGATTACAGGTAGCGCGCATTTTGTTGCCCTGGTTGAGCCAGCCGGATTGGGGCGGCGTAACGGAACGGTGGGCATATATTGAAAGTTTGGCCAAGCTGGATTTGCCGGAAGCTGTGCCGGGATTGATCTGGGTGCTGGATTACGATCCTGTGCCGGAAAATCGCGCGACTGCGGCTGATGCCTTGATCCGGTATAAAAATCCTCAAGCGATTCCGGCACTGCGTCGTGCGCTGAACCGTGAAAACGAGGATATGCTCCGCGAAAGCATCATCCTCGCGCTGGCCAAACTCGGCGGATTTGCGGATGCCGAAGCGGCGGCGGCCATTGAAGCGTATTCCCAGCGCGTGTTGACCGAAGAAGGCAAGGCAGAAATTGAAGCGATTCGAGAAGGAGCGTCGGAGGCAAAACTGCCTTTACAAATCAGCATCGGCGCGGTCTATGCCGAAAGCGAGAATGTGGAAATTTCGGATGGATTGGCAACATTGCTGTTCAATCGCGCCAAAGCTCTGCGAAAAACCCAGCCGGAACTGGCCCGTAAAATTCTTTTGATCGCACAAAACTCCAATGGCATTGTCGCCGATCTGAACCTTGTGGATTGCATTGCCGAAGGTTGGGTGGATGTCGAATCACTTAAACTGGCGCTGGGAACGCGCCCGCGATTGCGAAAGAACGTCGGCGACAAATTGGAAGAGTTGTACAAACAGGGCGGGTATCAAACCGGAATTGCCGCTGTCCTTTTGGAAAACGAAGACAATCGGCTGAAAGTGTTGAACGGACGCGACGCAAATGCGCAATTGGCGTTGTTGGCCGCCGCCCGGTACGCGCGCGAAAAACTGCCGGTGGAACTTGTCGGCAAAATTCTGAATGCCAATGCGACGGTGGCTTCTGCCAGTGCCACAGCGAAGGCCGCCGAAAGTTATTTGGAAGCGCGGGACAACGCCGAAGCGCGCAAATTGGTTTGGGCGCGTCACCCAGGCGAAGCGAAAATTCTGGGCGAACAGTTCGTTTTCGACATGCCGCCGGGCGTGACGTTGCCGATCAACAGTTGGGAAGAAAGAATGCGGAAAGAAGTCCGCAGCCCCGATGGCCCGGAAGAAATTTATGCCGTCGTTCCCAGCCAGAATCCGGAAGTGTTCAACAGCATCATCATCAGAGTTCGCAAAACCGCTGACGGTCCGCGAGGAGAAATCAGTCTTCAGCAGGCCGAAGGGCGTCGTCAGTTTCGATTGCTCACTTCGGACGAGTTGCAGGAATTGAAGGAATTCACTTCCCGCGACGACATCGAAAACATGAAGCACGAGCATCAACCTGGCGAACAGATGTATGTGCAACACGGAGTTCCGCCCTTTTTTGAATATCTGCGGTTGACCAAAGACGGCGGTCGCAGAATCAAACTTGCCCAAGTGCGCCGCGCGCCCAAAAAAGACGCCACGGTGCAGGAGCAGCTTGCCGGGTTGTTTTACAGATTGAGCCGAACCGGCGATTTTCGGTTGCGCTATGTTCTGGAAGACAAAATCCCCGGTGTCGAAGTGCTGGTCGCCGAAGACAAACGCCAGGTGTATTCGATTTGTCAGGACGCCAGTCAACTCAGCGTCATGGTGTCGGTTGAAATTGCCGATCCGAACCTTCCGCCGGAAAGAGGATTTGAATGGCGTTCGCTGGTTGACGGACGCCTGGGAGCGCCGATTGATGAACCGCCGAATTGCCAACCCGGAACTGCTGTTTGGAACCGTAGCGACTGGGTTCGGGAAATGCGGATGAAATTCGGCACGATGTTCGATGCCAAAGCCAAACAAGGCAATGTTTGGTACGCGCAAGCCAATGCGGACAATGAACCCGGCATCTGGAAATTCGAAGAAGGCCAATCGCCCATCAAAATCGCCGGTGGAATTTACGGCAATCTGATTCTGACGCCGGACGGCAAATGGCTGATCGCCAAAAAAACGATTCAAACCGAAGACAATTATGAAAGCCGCCTGGTGCGCATTCAGTTGCCTTCCGGACGCGAATTTCCAATCAACGGAACGCAATCCAACGATCTTTTCCCGGTCAGCTTTGTTGCTGCGCACAACAAACTGCTGCTCAGTCAGTACCAGTTTCAATACCGACCGGATTCCGGCAATACCAGTTATTATTTGCTGGATGCGGGAACCGGCGCGATGCAATCCGTAAAAGGCGAATTCCGCCCGCTCATCGGCGCGCTTTACAAACCTCTGCAAGCGGCGGAACGACCGAATGAATTTTGGGCGGCAATTTACGACCTCAAGAAAAAAGCGACCGTCGTGGGCCGTTACGAAACGCGAACCTTCAGCTTTACTCCGGTTGTCGAACTGCCGGAAATTCGACTGAATAGTGCCGACACCTGGGCGGATGCGGCGGCTGGCAAGTTGTATTTTGTTTATCTGGGGCATTTGCTGCGGGTGCCATTGGCGAAATAA
- a CDS encoding asparaginase, whose product MKPRLAMFFTGGTISMRIDPATGGAIPALSGEEIIAQVPGLGDIADYDLINFDRLPGPHWMPQRMMELAVAVREKLQDKTIAGAVVTHGTDTLEETAYFLDLVLATDKPVVFVGAMRNSSELSWDGPENLAAAVRVAIDPQARDLGVVVAMNSQIISAAEATKTHTESTDTFQSRDFGALGFVDKDRVIVMRRPFERELIHTDKVEPRVDIVKMFAGADGRFIDFAVREGARALVVEGLGRGNVTIPAMAAIQRAIEAGLPVVITSRCPRGRVLDTYAYDGAGKQLKRIGAILGGMLPSHKARIKLMLALGAGWGIEQIRESFER is encoded by the coding sequence ATGAAACCACGTCTGGCGATGTTCTTCACCGGGGGAACGATTTCCATGCGGATTGATCCGGCGACAGGCGGTGCGATTCCGGCGCTTTCGGGCGAAGAGATCATCGCGCAGGTTCCCGGCTTGGGCGACATTGCCGATTACGACCTGATCAATTTTGACCGGTTGCCGGGGCCGCATTGGATGCCGCAGCGAATGATGGAACTGGCTGTGGCGGTTCGGGAAAAGCTTCAAGACAAAACGATTGCGGGCGCGGTCGTCACGCACGGAACCGACACGCTGGAAGAAACGGCGTACTTTCTGGATTTGGTTCTCGCTACTGACAAACCTGTGGTGTTCGTCGGGGCGATGCGCAACAGTTCGGAACTGAGTTGGGATGGACCGGAAAATCTGGCGGCGGCCGTGCGTGTGGCGATTGACCCGCAAGCACGGGACCTTGGCGTCGTCGTGGCGATGAATTCCCAAATCATCTCCGCCGCCGAGGCGACCAAGACGCACACCGAATCCACAGACACATTTCAGAGCCGCGATTTTGGCGCGCTGGGTTTCGTGGATAAAGACCGTGTGATTGTCATGCGCCGCCCGTTTGAGCGGGAATTGATTCACACCGACAAGGTCGAACCTCGCGTGGACATTGTGAAAATGTTTGCTGGAGCCGACGGCCGCTTCATTGATTTCGCCGTCCGCGAAGGCGCGCGCGCGTTGGTCGTCGAAGGGTTGGGGCGCGGCAACGTCACGATTCCGGCGATGGCCGCGATTCAGCGGGCAATTGAAGCCGGGCTGCCCGTGGTTATCACGTCGCGCTGCCCGCGCGGGCGTGTGCTGGACACGTATGCGTACGACGGTGCTGGCAAACAATTAAAACGCATTGGCGCGATTCTGGGCGGAATGCTGCCCAGCCACAAAGCACGGATTAAATTGATGCTGGCGTTGGGCGCAGGCTGGGGCATTGAGCAAATTCGAGAATCGTTCGAGCGATAA
- a CDS encoding PTS sugar transporter subunit IIA, producing MPLVGGVVVTHGNLATELVSAAETIVGDIHHVTAISIGWHDDADTARELIGKAIERVNQGAGVVVLTDMFGGTPTNLASTFLGSAPIEVVTGVNLPMILRLADQQVDENLAETARRVRDQGKNTIYLASEVLLPGKP from the coding sequence ATGCCATTAGTTGGAGGGGTGGTCGTTACGCACGGAAATCTGGCGACCGAACTGGTCAGCGCGGCGGAAACCATTGTCGGTGACATTCATCACGTGACGGCGATTTCCATTGGCTGGCACGATGATGCCGACACCGCACGCGAATTGATCGGCAAAGCCATTGAGCGCGTCAATCAGGGCGCAGGCGTGGTCGTTTTGACCGATATGTTCGGGGGGACGCCGACCAATCTGGCCAGCACCTTTTTGGGAAGCGCTCCAATTGAAGTCGTGACCGGGGTCAATCTGCCGATGATTTTGCGGCTGGCGGATCAGCAGGTGGATGAAAACCTGGCGGAAACCGCGCGCCGCGTTCGTGATCAAGGGAAAAACACGATTTACCTGGCCAGTGAAGTCCTTTTGCCTGGCAAACCCTGA
- a CDS encoding enoyl-ACP reductase, which translates to MLLESKNGLILGVANKHSIAWAIAQSAAREGARLAFNYQGERLKDNVEELAKTLPGATAYQCDVSSDDEIASMMKQVEADLGKLDFLVHSVAYAPREELTGEFVNTSRAGFQTALDISAYSLVATSRAALPLMNEGGSIITLSYLGAERVVPHYNVMGVAKAALEASVRYLAYDLGPKGIRVNAISAGPIRTLAARGVSGITKMVDRHREIAPLRRATEQAEVGDTALYLLSSLSRGVTGEVIYVDGGYNIIGTVLPVD; encoded by the coding sequence ATGTTGCTGGAAAGCAAAAACGGATTGATTCTTGGCGTCGCCAATAAACACAGCATCGCCTGGGCGATTGCGCAATCGGCGGCGCGCGAAGGCGCTCGACTGGCATTCAATTACCAGGGCGAACGCTTGAAAGACAATGTCGAGGAATTGGCGAAAACGCTGCCTGGCGCGACGGCCTACCAATGCGATGTCAGCAGCGATGACGAAATCGCTTCCATGATGAAACAGGTCGAAGCCGATCTGGGCAAACTGGATTTTCTGGTGCATTCCGTGGCGTATGCTCCGCGCGAAGAACTGACCGGCGAATTCGTCAACACGTCGCGCGCGGGGTTTCAGACGGCGTTGGACATCAGCGCGTATTCGTTGGTGGCGACATCACGCGCGGCGTTGCCGCTGATGAACGAAGGTGGTTCGATCATCACGCTCAGCTATCTGGGCGCGGAACGCGTTGTGCCGCATTACAACGTGATGGGCGTCGCCAAAGCTGCCCTGGAAGCTTCGGTGCGCTATCTGGCGTATGACCTGGGGCCGAAGGGAATTCGTGTCAACGCGATTTCGGCCGGGCCGATTCGCACGCTGGCGGCTCGCGGCGTTTCGGGCATTACAAAAATGGTGGATCGGCATCGCGAAATCGCTCCCTTGCGCCGGGCGACGGAACAAGCCGAGGTTGGCGACACAGCGCTGTATTTGCTCAGCTCCTTGAGTCGCGGAGTCACAGGCGAAGTGATTTATGTGGACGGAGGATACAACATCATCGGCACGGTCTTGCCTGTTGATTGA